The following are encoded together in the Paenibacillus antri genome:
- the sufD gene encoding Fe-S cluster assembly protein SufD → MTTDTNVLDQQTFASIGAAKQEPAWLAQSRAEALALASTLPLPKLEKTRIDRWTLGGTGAYRPAKPVLNAAELPGELANLIGDNPSPNLLVQHDSGVVFVRVSPELESQGVILKSLEQAAVDHPELVQQYFMQAVKKDEHRLTALHAALWNGGLFLYVPKNVEVKEPIQAIFYSENPEATFAPHVLIVADTHSSVTYVDNYLSAASETKMLHNGVLEVFAKPGASVRVATVHDLGGHVTDVNYRRAVLENDAKIEWIIGELSHGNGVADTYSILKGNGSNSDMKVIAVGVGDQKLNYTTRAVHFGKSSASDMITRAVMRDEATGIINGITKIEHGATKADGQQTERVLMLSPKARGDANPILLIDEDDVTAGHAASVGQVNPEQVYYLMSRGIPKPEAERLIIYGFLYPVIEEIPLEALREQLSALVERKLGQ, encoded by the coding sequence GTGACGACTGATACGAATGTGCTCGACCAACAAACCTTCGCCTCGATCGGGGCGGCCAAGCAGGAGCCGGCATGGCTCGCGCAGTCGCGCGCCGAGGCGCTCGCGCTAGCATCTACGCTGCCGCTGCCGAAGCTCGAGAAGACGCGGATCGACCGCTGGACGCTCGGCGGCACGGGCGCGTACCGTCCGGCGAAGCCGGTCCTGAACGCGGCGGAGCTTCCCGGCGAGCTCGCGAACCTGATCGGCGACAACCCGAGCCCGAACCTGCTCGTGCAGCATGATTCCGGCGTCGTGTTCGTCCGGGTGTCCCCGGAGCTGGAAAGCCAAGGCGTCATCCTGAAGAGCCTGGAGCAAGCGGCCGTCGACCATCCGGAGCTCGTGCAACAATACTTCATGCAAGCGGTCAAGAAAGACGAACACCGTCTGACCGCGCTGCACGCGGCGCTTTGGAACGGCGGGCTGTTCCTGTACGTGCCGAAGAACGTGGAAGTGAAGGAGCCGATTCAGGCGATCTTCTACAGCGAAAATCCGGAAGCGACGTTCGCGCCTCACGTGCTCATCGTCGCGGATACGCACAGCTCCGTCACCTACGTCGACAACTACTTGTCGGCCGCTTCGGAGACGAAGATGCTGCACAACGGCGTACTCGAAGTGTTCGCGAAGCCGGGCGCCAGCGTTCGCGTCGCGACGGTGCACGATCTCGGGGGGCACGTGACGGACGTCAATTACCGCCGCGCGGTGCTCGAGAACGACGCCAAGATCGAATGGATCATCGGCGAGCTGAGCCACGGCAACGGCGTAGCCGACACGTACTCGATCCTTAAGGGCAACGGCTCCAACTCCGACATGAAAGTCATCGCGGTCGGCGTCGGCGACCAGAAGCTGAACTACACGACTCGCGCCGTTCACTTCGGCAAGTCGTCGGCGAGCGATATGATTACGCGCGCCGTCATGCGCGACGAAGCGACGGGCATTATTAACGGCATCACGAAGATCGAGCACGGCGCCACGAAGGCGGACGGCCAGCAAACCGAGCGCGTGCTCATGCTGAGCCCGAAGGCGCGCGGCGACGCGAACCCGATTCTGCTCATCGACGAAGACGACGTCACCGCGGGCCACGCGGCGAGCGTCGGACAAGTAAATCCGGAGCAGGTGTACTACTTGATGTCCCGCGGCATCCCGAAGCCGGAGGCGGAGCGCCTCATCATCTACGGCTTCTTGTACCCGGTCATCGAGGAGATCCCGCTGGAAGCGCTGCGGGAGCAGCTTAGCGCGCTGGTCGAGAGGAAGCTCGGACAATGA
- the sufC gene encoding Fe-S cluster assembly ATPase SufC — translation MAQAPVLKIQDLRSSIEGKEILKGFNLEIKGGEIHAIMGPNGTGKSTLASTLMGHPKYEVQSGSVTLDGEDVLEMGVDERALAGLFLAMQYPSEITGVTNADFLRSAINARRGEGNEISLIKFIRQMEAKMKELEMDPQFMHRYLNEGFSGGEKKRNEILQMMVLEPRIIILDEIDSGLDIDALKVVAAGVNAMRAEDRSFLIITHYQRLLNYIKPDFVHVMMQGRIVKSGGPELAERLEAEGYDWVKAELGIEDETVGNDKEEFVVPKNTTAPKFS, via the coding sequence ATGGCACAAGCACCGGTTTTGAAAATACAAGATCTTCGCTCTTCGATCGAAGGCAAGGAAATTCTTAAAGGGTTCAACCTTGAAATCAAGGGCGGCGAAATCCACGCGATCATGGGTCCGAACGGAACGGGCAAGAGTACGCTCGCTTCGACGCTCATGGGTCATCCGAAATACGAAGTCCAAAGCGGCAGCGTCACCCTCGACGGCGAAGACGTGCTCGAGATGGGCGTCGACGAGCGCGCGCTCGCGGGCTTGTTCCTCGCGATGCAGTATCCGAGCGAAATTACGGGCGTGACGAACGCCGACTTCCTGCGCAGCGCCATCAACGCGCGCCGCGGCGAAGGCAACGAAATCTCGCTCATCAAGTTCATTCGCCAGATGGAAGCGAAGATGAAAGAGCTCGAGATGGATCCGCAGTTCATGCATCGCTACCTGAACGAAGGCTTCTCCGGCGGCGAGAAGAAGCGGAACGAAATTTTGCAGATGATGGTGCTCGAGCCTCGGATCATCATTCTCGACGAGATCGACTCCGGTCTCGACATCGACGCGTTGAAGGTCGTCGCGGCCGGCGTGAACGCGATGCGGGCGGAAGACCGTTCGTTCCTGATCATCACTCACTATCAGCGGTTATTGAATTATATTAAACCGGACTTCGTCCATGTCATGATGCAGGGCCGCATCGTGAAGTCCGGCGGTCCGGAGCTGGCGGAGCGCCTCGAGGCGGAAGGCTACGACTGGGTGAAAGCCGAGCTGGGCATCGAAGACGAGACGGTAGGCAACGACAAAGAAGAGTTCGTCGTTCCGAAGAACACCACCGCTCCGAAATTTTCGTAA
- a CDS encoding DUF1802 family protein codes for MNENATAAALKEWASAVEAFLGGDTILALRKGGIREETRDFELTNEAFYFFPTYEHQKEHLLKEPYRRFVAETKAEWRPDAPAVPIKAWAEAVEDLLIEDEERLQALSPYHIWTDDYASERLHWKRTKPLHCLLLRVYRFEAPIDVPNDPGFAGCKSWVRLPIGEDQAALGRPVLSDEAFARKAAEIREVLKR; via the coding sequence ATGAACGAAAATGCGACGGCGGCGGCGCTGAAGGAATGGGCGTCCGCGGTGGAGGCGTTTCTTGGCGGCGATACGATTCTCGCCTTGCGCAAGGGCGGGATTCGGGAGGAGACGCGCGATTTCGAATTGACGAACGAAGCGTTTTATTTCTTCCCGACCTACGAGCATCAGAAAGAGCATCTGTTGAAGGAGCCGTACCGGCGGTTCGTCGCCGAGACGAAGGCGGAGTGGAGACCGGACGCGCCGGCGGTGCCGATCAAGGCTTGGGCCGAGGCGGTCGAAGATCTGCTGATCGAGGACGAGGAACGCCTGCAAGCGTTGTCTCCATATCATATATGGACGGACGATTACGCCTCCGAGCGGCTCCATTGGAAGCGGACGAAGCCGCTGCATTGCTTGCTGCTTCGCGTTTATCGGTTCGAGGCGCCGATCGACGTGCCCAATGATCCGGGGTTCGCCGGATGCAAGTCTTGGGTTCGGCTGCCGATCGGCGAGGACCAAGCCGCCCTCGGGCGACCGGTGCTGTCCGACGAAGCGTTCGCGCGGAAGGCCGCGGAGATCAGAGAAGTTTTAAAAAGGTAA
- a CDS encoding asparagine synthase codes for MREGLIPAILGTAVATTGAAMLKRNPAVGYGILGFGLAHIVLGAIDLIEHK; via the coding sequence ATGCGCGAAGGTTTAATTCCGGCCATCCTCGGCACCGCGGTCGCCACGACGGGAGCGGCTATGCTGAAGCGCAACCCGGCTGTAGGCTACGGGATCCTCGGCTTCGGGCTCGCCCACATCGTGCTCGGCGCCATCGACTTGATCGAACATAAATAA
- a CDS encoding Dps family protein translates to MTQNATLDWTPSGQGSGTTQNVVAFLNKQIANWNVLFVKLHNYHWFVKGPVFFTLHLKFEELYNEAALHIDELAERVLSIGGKPPATMREYLVTASIGEAAGGEKPADMVRNIENDFRAIIAELEQGMEIAQQAGDEATSDMLLGIRSSLEKHAWMLRSFNE, encoded by the coding sequence ATGACTCAAAACGCAACGCTCGACTGGACGCCGTCCGGTCAAGGCTCGGGCACGACGCAGAACGTCGTCGCGTTCCTGAACAAGCAGATCGCCAACTGGAACGTCTTATTCGTCAAGCTGCACAATTATCATTGGTTCGTGAAGGGACCGGTCTTCTTCACGCTGCACCTCAAATTCGAGGAGCTGTACAACGAAGCGGCGCTTCACATCGACGAGCTCGCGGAGCGGGTGCTGTCGATCGGGGGCAAGCCGCCCGCGACGATGCGGGAATATCTGGTCACCGCCTCGATCGGGGAAGCGGCGGGCGGCGAGAAGCCGGCCGATATGGTGCGGAATATCGAAAACGACTTCCGCGCGATCATCGCCGAGCTCGAGCAAGGGATGGAGATCGCGCAGCAGGCCGGGGACGAGGCGACGTCGGACATGCTGCTCGGCATTCGTTCTTCGCTGGAGAAGCATGCGTGGATGCTCCGGTCGTTTAACGAATAG
- the mtnK gene encoding S-methyl-5-thioribose kinase — protein MSAYHPLTESEAIERARAVPGVFAPGANLTVREIGDGNLNLVFHIQESGQGKGLILKQALPYAKVVGESWPLTLDRARIESEALMIQGELAPGLAPKVYEYEAELALTIMEDLSDHVIMRRGLIEGNAYPLFAGHIGEFLARTLFFTSDFGMNQQQKKLQTGRFINPELCKITEDLIFDDPYTVSANNNYDPAIENEAAALRSDRELHLEVARLRYGFLTKGQAMLHGDLHTGSIFVTPTSTKVIDPEFAYYGPMGFDIGAVLANLLLNAAAQGGRMDDPSALGDFRAYLLDTVKQVWVEFETRFRALWAEHCVDRLLRESGYLDAFLAELLQDTFGYAGAKMVRRIVGLAHVADIDGIPDEARRNRARRVALGIGADLIKRHRTAGSIGQMLAVANLHFASKEGN, from the coding sequence ATGAGCGCATATCATCCGTTAACCGAGTCCGAAGCGATCGAACGGGCGCGGGCCGTCCCGGGCGTCTTCGCCCCCGGCGCGAACCTGACCGTACGCGAGATCGGCGACGGCAATTTGAATTTGGTGTTCCATATCCAAGAGTCCGGCCAGGGCAAAGGGCTCATCCTGAAGCAGGCGCTTCCGTACGCGAAGGTCGTCGGCGAATCGTGGCCGCTGACGCTCGACCGCGCCCGCATCGAGAGCGAGGCGCTGATGATCCAAGGCGAGCTCGCGCCCGGCCTCGCGCCGAAGGTGTACGAATACGAGGCGGAGCTCGCGCTGACGATCATGGAGGATTTGAGCGATCACGTCATTATGCGCCGAGGCCTGATCGAAGGCAACGCGTATCCGCTCTTCGCCGGCCATATCGGGGAATTCCTCGCGCGGACGCTGTTCTTCACGTCGGATTTCGGCATGAACCAGCAGCAGAAGAAGCTGCAGACCGGGCGATTCATTAACCCCGAGCTGTGCAAAATTACGGAAGATTTGATCTTCGACGACCCGTATACGGTATCGGCGAACAATAATTACGATCCCGCCATCGAAAACGAGGCCGCCGCGCTGCGCTCCGACCGCGAGCTGCATCTCGAGGTCGCGCGCCTGCGCTACGGCTTCCTGACCAAGGGGCAGGCGATGCTCCACGGCGATCTGCATACCGGCTCGATCTTCGTCACGCCGACGTCGACGAAGGTCATCGACCCCGAGTTCGCGTACTACGGGCCGATGGGCTTCGACATCGGCGCCGTACTCGCGAACCTGCTGCTGAACGCCGCGGCGCAGGGCGGCCGCATGGACGACCCGTCCGCGCTCGGCGACTTCCGCGCGTACCTGCTCGACACCGTCAAGCAGGTATGGGTCGAGTTCGAGACGCGCTTCCGCGCGCTGTGGGCGGAGCACTGCGTCGACCGTCTGCTGCGGGAATCCGGTTACCTGGACGCGTTCCTCGCCGAGCTGCTGCAGGATACGTTCGGCTACGCCGGCGCGAAGATGGTCCGCCGCATCGTCGGCCTCGCCCACGTCGCCGACATCGACGGCATCCCGGACGAAGCGCGCCGCAACCGCGCCCGCCGCGTCGCGTTAGGCATCGGCGCCGATCTCATCAAGCGGCACCGGACGGCGGGATCGATCGGTCAGATGCTCGCCGTCGCGAACCTCCATTTTGCATCGAAAGAAGGCAACTGA
- the mtnA gene encoding S-methyl-5-thioribose-1-phosphate isomerase produces MTAANHDNWLQSVRWNADHLDLLDQRLLPEEVVYLKLVASKDVWDAIKELKVRGAPAIGIAAAYGLYLGVQGEAGGVPELLAAVKRERDYLASSRPTAVNLFWALDRLVRKASELAEAGADAATIKEGLLQEAIVIQSEDEETNRAIGEHALSLFEDGYGVLTHCNAGGLATARYGTATAPMYLAKEKGWNLRVFADETRPVLQGARLTAFELMRAGIDVTLITDNMAAMVMSKGWIQAVIVGTDRVAANGDVANKIGTYGVAVLAKAHGIPFYVACPMSTIDLNTPTGADIPIEERHEDEVTVGFGKRTAPQGVKVYNPAFDVTPAEYVSAIITEKGIVRAPYADNLRRLFE; encoded by the coding sequence TTGACTGCTGCGAACCACGATAATTGGCTGCAATCGGTCCGCTGGAACGCGGATCATCTCGATTTGCTCGATCAACGGCTCCTTCCGGAGGAAGTCGTCTACTTGAAGCTCGTCGCGTCGAAGGACGTCTGGGACGCGATTAAAGAGCTGAAGGTGCGCGGGGCGCCGGCGATCGGCATCGCCGCCGCGTACGGGCTGTATTTAGGCGTCCAAGGCGAAGCCGGCGGCGTGCCGGAGCTCCTCGCCGCCGTGAAGCGCGAGCGCGATTACTTGGCGTCTTCGCGACCGACCGCCGTCAACCTGTTCTGGGCGCTCGACCGGCTCGTCCGGAAGGCGTCGGAGCTGGCGGAAGCCGGAGCCGACGCCGCGACGATCAAGGAAGGCCTCCTGCAGGAGGCGATCGTCATTCAGTCCGAGGACGAGGAGACGAACCGCGCGATCGGCGAGCACGCGCTGTCCCTGTTCGAGGACGGCTACGGCGTCCTGACGCACTGCAACGCCGGCGGCCTCGCCACCGCCCGCTACGGCACCGCGACGGCGCCGATGTATCTGGCGAAGGAGAAGGGCTGGAACCTGCGCGTGTTCGCGGACGAGACGCGCCCGGTGCTGCAGGGCGCCCGGCTGACCGCGTTCGAGCTCATGCGCGCGGGCATCGACGTGACGCTCATTACCGATAACATGGCCGCGATGGTCATGTCCAAGGGCTGGATCCAAGCGGTCATCGTCGGCACCGACCGCGTCGCCGCGAACGGCGACGTCGCGAACAAGATCGGCACGTACGGCGTAGCCGTGCTCGCGAAGGCTCACGGCATTCCGTTCTACGTCGCTTGTCCGATGTCGACGATCGATCTGAACACGCCTACGGGCGCCGACATTCCGATCGAAGAGCGGCACGAAGACGAAGTGACCGTCGGCTTCGGCAAGCGCACCGCGCCGCAAGGCGTGAAAGTGTACAACCCGGCGTTCGACGTCACCCCGGCGGAATACGTATCGGCGATCATTACCGAGAAGGGAATCGTTCGCGCCCCTTACGCGGATAACCTGCGCCGCCTGTTCGAATAG
- a CDS encoding YunC family protein produces MMRMVPMTIGGHAMIGIEVKLPKTNLVAVATDRGYIMCGALDVALLNERLKDRGIVAGRAVGVKTLEELVNAPLESVTIEAEKLGVQVGMKGADALLKMI; encoded by the coding sequence ATGATGCGGATGGTGCCCATGACCATCGGAGGACACGCGATGATCGGCATCGAGGTGAAGCTGCCGAAGACGAACCTTGTCGCCGTCGCGACCGACCGGGGGTACATTATGTGCGGCGCGTTGGACGTCGCCCTGCTGAACGAACGGCTGAAGGACCGCGGCATCGTCGCGGGACGCGCCGTCGGCGTCAAGACGCTCGAGGAACTCGTGAACGCGCCGCTCGAGTCGGTGACGATCGAAGCGGAGAAGCTCGGCGTTCAGGTCGGCATGAAAGGGGCGGACGCGCTATTAAAGATGATCTGA
- a CDS encoding putative bifunctional diguanylate cyclase/phosphodiesterase, with protein MRKLPFLNPKSLTVIAVAAQAAAFLVWLAQGGGHSPSDRAYAWIAAILLVAAAAGIIWRSRSEKADEASVERKLAQKDEVFTSLFDSIPVAITLLDRSGAFVRTNPASRIITGYAESEVIGKSFTEFIHVNHLNETMRRFQQTLGGDVSTFHSVIVLNTGYPADIHVTTLPIKDDKRNITGVIAIYEDITKKRQTEERIKHMAYYDDLTGLPNRRLFRDMVAEYLVSAGDRTRVYVVLLNVDRFKLVNGSLGQDIGDMLLLQLADRLNRSVSDFGVAARMEGDEFGILFRDSGGAVLPGDLAHRITEELDEPFLIQEYTLHISTSMGIAVGCGGADESVLLKNAGVALSKAKERGKNGYELYTPEMDELYLSKFTMENDLRKAIQDGEFVLVYQPQVHIPSFEIVGTEALIRWRHPERGIVSPGEFIPIAEETGLIVPLSEWVIREACRQNRAWQLDGLPPIPVSVNLSVRQFLQPNLTERVAAILIETDLAPEYLELEITESMTMDVEFATAALMRLKELGLRISIDDFGTGYSSLNYLKSFPVDKLKIDRSFVRDIMDDPNDAAIVRTIITMAHHLGQTVIAEGVETEEQLAYLRTYGCDELQGYLYSPPLSPEKLRERLQSEANRVQGGTSTA; from the coding sequence TGGCGGCGCAAGCCGCCGCCTTCCTCGTTTGGCTTGCCCAAGGAGGAGGACACTCTCCATCCGATCGGGCGTATGCGTGGATAGCGGCGATTCTTCTCGTCGCGGCCGCCGCCGGCATCATTTGGCGCTCTCGCAGCGAGAAAGCCGACGAAGCGTCGGTCGAGCGGAAGCTGGCGCAGAAGGACGAAGTGTTCACGTCGCTGTTCGATTCGATTCCCGTGGCGATCACGCTGTTGGATCGGTCCGGCGCGTTCGTCCGGACGAATCCGGCTTCCAGGATCATTACGGGATACGCGGAGTCGGAGGTCATCGGCAAGTCGTTCACGGAATTCATCCATGTCAATCATTTGAACGAGACGATGCGGCGCTTCCAACAGACGCTCGGCGGCGACGTCTCGACGTTCCACTCCGTCATCGTGCTGAATACCGGATACCCGGCCGACATTCACGTGACCACGCTTCCGATCAAAGACGACAAGCGGAATATTACGGGCGTGATCGCGATCTACGAAGACATTACGAAGAAAAGGCAAACGGAAGAACGCATTAAACATATGGCGTATTACGACGACCTGACGGGGCTGCCGAATCGGCGGCTGTTTCGGGACATGGTCGCGGAATATTTAGTATCGGCCGGCGACCGGACGCGCGTTTACGTCGTCTTGCTGAACGTGGACCGCTTCAAGCTCGTCAACGGCTCGCTCGGTCAAGACATCGGCGACATGCTGCTCTTGCAGCTGGCCGACCGGCTGAACCGGAGCGTGTCCGACTTCGGCGTGGCGGCGCGCATGGAAGGGGACGAATTCGGCATCCTGTTCCGCGACAGCGGCGGCGCCGTACTGCCCGGCGACCTGGCGCACCGCATTACCGAAGAGCTGGACGAGCCGTTCCTGATTCAGGAATATACGCTGCACATCTCTACCAGCATGGGCATCGCCGTCGGCTGCGGCGGCGCGGACGAATCGGTGCTGTTGAAGAACGCCGGGGTCGCGCTCTCCAAAGCGAAGGAGAGGGGCAAGAACGGCTACGAGCTGTACACGCCCGAGATGGACGAGTTGTACTTGTCGAAGTTTACGATGGAGAACGATCTTCGCAAGGCGATTCAAGACGGGGAGTTCGTCCTCGTCTATCAGCCGCAGGTTCATATTCCGTCGTTCGAGATCGTCGGCACGGAGGCGCTGATCCGTTGGCGGCATCCGGAACGCGGCATCGTCTCGCCGGGCGAATTCATCCCGATCGCGGAGGAGACGGGCCTCATCGTGCCGCTCAGCGAGTGGGTCATTCGCGAGGCGTGCCGGCAAAACCGGGCTTGGCAGCTCGACGGGCTCCCGCCGATTCCGGTATCCGTCAACTTGTCGGTGCGGCAATTCCTTCAGCCGAACTTAACCGAGCGCGTCGCGGCGATCTTGATCGAAACCGATCTAGCGCCGGAATATTTGGAGCTGGAAATTACCGAAAGCATGACGATGGACGTGGAGTTCGCTACGGCGGCGTTGATGCGGCTGAAGGAGCTGGGCCTTCGCATCTCGATCGACGACTTCGGCACCGGCTACAGCTCGCTGAACTACCTGAAGAGCTTCCCGGTCGACAAGCTGAAGATCGACCGTTCGTTCGTCCGCGACATTATGGACGACCCGAACGACGCGGCGATCGTGCGGACGATCATTACGATGGCGCATCATCTGGGCCAGACGGTCATCGCGGAGGGCGTGGAGACGGAGGAGCAGCTGGCCTACCTTCGCACTTACGGCTGCGACGAGCTGCAAGGCTATTTATACAGTCCGCCGCTGTCGCCCGAGAAGCTGAGGGAACGACTGCAATCCGAGGCGAACCGCGTGCAAGGCGGGACGTCGACGGCGTAA